The DNA region ATCTTGGctgtcctcttcatcctcctcagcCTCTTCCTCATCCCCTCCTCCATTCATCATCTCCATCTCAACCTCCACTGCGCCCTCCTCAACCTCTCCATCTACCCCACTGAAGGTTTCAGCTTCCTGGGACACCTCCACCATCTCGGTGCCTTGGACCACCTCAACGGCGCCCTCGCGTATTTTCTTGACGTGGAAGGTGAAGGGGGGCACCTTGTACACAGCAGTCTTGGACCGCGCATAAACGACATGGTCTGGCGTGAAGGCCTTCTTCACCTTGTCACGGGATGTCTGCATCTTCTGCCTGCGTTCAGCAGTAACAGTCATCTTGTTTCCAAGCTTTCCCATCTTCTTCTCAATGTTGTGACGTGTCTTCTCCAGGTTCGCCTTGGTCTTCTGCTTGGTCTTCTCTATGTTATCCTTGGTCTTCTGCTTGGTCTTCTCTATGTTATCCTTGGTTTTCTGCTTGGTCCTTTCCAGGTTCTCTTTGGTCTTTGCTCTGGTCTTATCCATCTTCTCCTTTGAGAAGACCGTCTTCAGGTTTTGTACACGTTGCAGGCTGCTGCGCTTGATGCGCTCAGCACGGGACTCCTCAATGGTCTCCTCAATCTCCACCCCCTCCTCATCTGACGAGAGGTCGACATGGGGTTtgtcttccttctctccttctcctccctcctcacctTCCACAACTTCCTTGAGCTCCAGCAGGCTGCCCCCTCTGCTTCCTGTCACAGACTCAGAAACCTTCATGGATTTGGAGACACTCAGTTTTGATGGAACCTTCACTTCATCCTGTGGAGAAGAGAACATAAAGAATGTTAACGCAACTAGTGTTAATGTGATGTAGAGAAGCCAGTGAGCCGAGAACCCTGCTGAAATTTAAGTTTTACTCATGAAATGATGGTCCAGGATGGGCAATGAAAATGTAGGCGGTCTATTTTATAAGCCACAAAGAGGTAAAAAATAtagtataaaaagtaaaagtaactgGAAAATCACAGAGAAAAATCTGTTTTGATCTGCAGCAACTTCAACAGCTACCACATACCAAACTGGTCTCCCTCCCAACTTGTCAGATAccgacacttggtcagtggctcaTCATTGTGCGTCATCAATGGATGCTTTCAAGGCATCTTTTAGTGGCAGTATGAGATGCAGCATGCAGCATTATTTGACACTTTGGGCAATTACCATGATTAAAAACCTCAGAAAGTTCCCATAGGGCAGGAAGagaggtggatgggttcaacaaattCTTTCCCCCAGGAGCCTGAtgttcatgtcccatgtgaaaacAAAGGTCAGTCGAGTTATTTTCATAAGGTATTGTGCTTGTATGTTtagcatactatgctagtgATGAGTGATGTTATATTACATCAGTAACAAGCATGcttattttaagccaattaTGTTTTTGCTagacctaaccatgtgcttttttgCCTAAACTCTAGGGGAGTAAACCAAAAAACActatgcatttaacaagcagatgctgtacatttcctgtggaaatgggtgtttgttttgaaaacaatcAATGTATTGACCAAGCATAAACAGGCACGCCCTCCCTGAACATCCAGAACTGACACAGGAGGGTACCTAACATGGCATCTTTTgatgtgtagggccactgaccaagcattggTATGGGACAAGTTGGATGTGAGAATCTGTTCCACATACTATAATTAATGCACATGTATCAAGTTGTTGAACTTAATCTTTGTAACTTTACTCAACCTAAGCTACACAACTTTACATTGAGTGTGTAACATGACATAGCTGAAACATGattgttgattgattgattcctaaacctaatctatgtaactttactttcctaaccTACGCAACTTAACCTttctaacctacataacttaactTTCCTAACATCTCTGGcactaatcaaattaatagAAGAAATCACAAATTGTATagacaacaaaaaaatagcAGTTGGAGTATTTTTGGACCTAAAAAAAAAGCCTTCGACACCACTGCTCACAGCACATTATTATATAAACTAGAAAGGTATGGTATAAGGGGGGTTGGATTGAGCTGGCTTAAGAGCTATTTAAGGAACAGGCAACACTTTGTACAAATAGGTGACTATAAATTGGAGTACATGGACATTACATGTGGAGTACCACAGGGGTCAGTATTAGGTCCGAaattatttataataaaaaatcaatGACATATGTAGAATATCAATCTTATTGAAACTTGTTTTGCTCGCCGATGATACTAATATTTTCTGTTCGGGGGAGAATTTGCAGCAGATTTTGAAGATGattacaacaaataaacaaataaacaaactaaaactGTGGTTTGACCGaaataaatcatcatcatttaaTCTGAGCGAAACAAAAATTATGCTGTTGGGAAGACATAAAACAGACTCTCATGTAGAAATGATAATAGATAATACACAAATAGAAAGAGTATATGAAATTAAATTTCTTGGTATAGTCCTTGATcacaaaatctgctggaaacccCATACGAGCAAAGCTTTCAAAGTGCACTGCAATCCTTGGGAAAACAAGACATATTCTGGATCATAAATCACTATACACTCTCTACTGTTTACTGTTTTTACTGTATCTATTTTATTGTGTGGAGGTTTGGGGAAACATCTACAGAAGCACTCTCCAGCCAATATGCACACTACAGATAAGAGCAATAAGGACAATAAACATAAAGTACGAACAACTATGAAAAGCATGTGCGTATCGAGCTGTGGGGTGACTTTGTGGAACAGTTTCgagaaggaaataaaacaaattacaaaCATAAATCTGTTTAAAAAGAAGTACAAAAAATTATTTCTAAACAGGTATATAGCAGAGGAAGTGTGTTAACTGGGAGTGTGAGGAGGGATATAAATAACATAGTGAAAACTGTTGTATTATAATTGCTTAGTTAAATATTTACGTGGATATTTATGCAGcatatgtattatatatttatatggaTATTTAtgtagtgtatatatatatatatatatatatatatatatatacacatacatagtATATgagtattatatatatttttatggaTATCTGTGTATACATACTATTTGCAGTGATATAAGATTATATAAACCGTGAAGTTAAAAAGGGGtaggaataaaaaaagtgtaCTCCTACTCCTATACTACTCCTCCTTTTTCGAACTTGTGTGCATACTCTGATTTGTTGATATTtgtttgaattttgtttttgtttttatttttatacatgttcgaaaataaaattcattcattcattcattcataaacCTAACCTTCATaattttactttcctaaacctgaccttcGTTATTTTACTCTCCTACACCTAACATTAAGTATCTAATGTGATGAAGCCCAACCATGAtgcttttcctaaaccttacctaaCTGGTGGGGGTGCTGATTTGTTGGGCACTAATTTGGTAAATATCAAATGATATGTGCATTTTTATAAGATATCATTTGAATCTTATATTGAAcgtttatatgtatatatacatatatatacagtatacatatgtgtgtgtgtgtgtgtgtgtgtgtgtgtgtgtgtgtgtatgtataggtatacatacatatatatatatatatatgtatgtatgtttatatactctctttctctctgtgcacAGGTATACACAGGCCAACTGTGGTGAAAAACATGACTCACTAGTCAGGGTTTGCTACACAATAGAGGCATTAGTGGCTAGCCTAAACAGAGATGTGGGCTGAAGCTAAGACCAAGTGGAATCTGTAACAAGACTCCAgggttcattcatttatgtcATACCAGAGGGAGACATGACAGAGAAAAATGTTAGAGACAAAGGAATGGAAACATGGCAATGGAAATAGGTTAGAGGGGTTTTCTGGGAGCTGGGAGCGAAGTGTTGAAGAGTTACGCAACAGAATCACAGTTTGAGTGCAAGGCTGCACATACTTCTACTCACATTAATGAGATATGCATGGTACACACACAggctttaaacacacacacagacacacactggctggATGCAGCAGGGAGAAGAGAGCTCAACGATGTTCCCGTCTGGATCAAGGAGAATTGAAGTTTTGTTGTCTAATCATTTTGCTCT from Epinephelus fuscoguttatus linkage group LG20, E.fuscoguttatus.final_Chr_v1 includes:
- the cavin1b gene encoding caveolae-associated protein 1b, translating into MAAMEALESTSAQLEPQTLTEISDDEVNLPPSDDEDDALAAAKKEMSTMGTEGDAAEDKDEAAKVDQQVNGVMVLSLLDKIIGAVDQIQQTQSGLESRQQEMERSVTTIQGELTKLAKSHSTTSNSVNKMMEKVRKVSINVKTVRANLEKQGGQIKKLENNEAELLKRRNFKVMIYQDEVKVPSKLSVSKSMKVSESVTGSRGGSLLELKEVVEGEEGGEGEKEDKPHVDLSSDEEGVEIEETIEESRAERIKRSSLQRVQNLKTVFSKEKMDKTRAKTKENLERTKQKTKDNIEKTKQKTKDNIEKTKQKTKANLEKTRHNIEKKMGKLGNKMTVTAERRQKMQTSRDKVKKAFTPDHVVYARSKTAVYKVPPFTFHVKKIREGAVEVVQGTEMVEVSQEAETFSGVDGEVEEGAVEVEMEMMNGGGDEEEAEEDEEDSQDALHENEDRDRDSD